A single window of Synechococcus sp. CBW1004 DNA harbors:
- a CDS encoding DUF2301 domain-containing membrane protein — MSSSSPPGPAASDPVFEGMFGTYTITERDRREVLGYRLALTAVAVALLALLLQWQQWGPALTWPWLLLMGAGLGLALRWIHIYLRPLHRALQLFWLLGCLGAAALALRVGPDALLPTLAAQPLWILAVGPFFAALTGIGFKEFFCFRRPEAIGVTLLLPVALLGRLSGLLAAEPTGALLLAAAALLLVLCLRKFPMEAAADVGDKSVFEHLARQRAATGSRSGAAA; from the coding sequence ATGAGCTCCTCCTCCCCGCCCGGCCCCGCCGCCTCCGATCCTGTGTTTGAGGGGATGTTCGGCACCTACACGATCACCGAACGGGACCGCCGTGAGGTGCTCGGCTACCGGCTGGCGCTGACGGCGGTGGCCGTGGCGCTGCTGGCGCTGCTGCTGCAGTGGCAGCAGTGGGGCCCGGCCCTGACCTGGCCCTGGCTGCTGCTGATGGGCGCCGGCCTGGGTCTGGCGCTGCGCTGGATTCACATCTATCTGCGGCCATTGCACCGGGCCCTGCAGCTGTTCTGGCTGCTGGGCTGCCTCGGCGCCGCCGCCCTGGCGTTGCGCGTCGGCCCGGACGCCCTGCTGCCGACGCTGGCCGCCCAGCCCCTGTGGATCCTGGCGGTGGGACCGTTCTTCGCCGCTCTCACCGGCATCGGCTTCAAGGAATTCTTCTGCTTCCGCCGCCCCGAGGCGATCGGCGTGACGCTGCTGCTGCCCGTGGCCCTGCTGGGCCGCCTCAGCGGCCTGCTGGCAGCAGAACCCACCGGTGCCCTGCTGCTCGCCGCGGCCGCCCTGCTGCTGGTGCTCTGCCTGCGCAAGTTCCCGATGGAGGCCGCCGCCGATGTGGGCGACAAGAGCGTGTTCGAGCATCTCGCCCGCCAGCGCGCGGCGACCGGCTCCCGGAGCGGAGCGGCCGCATGA
- a CDS encoding glutathione S-transferase C-terminal domain-containing protein: MAPPALLIRTARELWHCQWRQLMGGLGPADDQGRYRRPASPFTTLPPVPDDAGEPGAHVLIVGRSCPWAHRAALVHSLRGLAATIELLVVDPDPQAGRWRFSEPFEGCDTLAALYQRSGAARGTRATVPVLWSRRQGKVVVGESARLIELLDLWPSPSPLRLDPPERHEAIRRWRERLQSAVNDGVYRCGFARNQAAYDDAEADFWQTLEAAEETLQAQAAGIPTPQPMGNLNSAQPDPAGTSAGAGSAEREQPSGDPQGPASPGGPWLAGGPTPSLADVQLFTTLVRLELVYGPLFGVSRRPLWQLPAIWDWRRRFHALPGVAATCFPEAWRRDYFGALFPLHPSGIIPAGPDLASLLSAMPPSNPLATSPLAEAPQP; encoded by the coding sequence ATGGCCCCTCCCGCCCTTCTGATCCGCACCGCCCGGGAGCTCTGGCACTGCCAGTGGCGCCAGCTGATGGGAGGCCTTGGACCGGCCGACGACCAGGGCCGCTACCGCAGGCCGGCCAGCCCCTTCACCACCCTGCCTCCTGTGCCGGACGACGCGGGCGAGCCGGGCGCCCACGTGCTGATCGTCGGGCGCAGCTGCCCCTGGGCACACCGGGCCGCCCTGGTGCACAGCCTGCGGGGTCTGGCCGCCACGATCGAACTGCTGGTGGTCGATCCCGACCCCCAGGCGGGCCGCTGGCGCTTCAGCGAGCCCTTCGAAGGCTGCGACACCCTGGCCGCGCTGTATCAGCGCAGCGGTGCGGCCCGCGGCACCCGCGCCACGGTGCCGGTGCTCTGGTCGCGCCGGCAGGGAAAGGTGGTGGTGGGGGAGAGCGCGCGGTTGATCGAACTGCTCGACCTCTGGCCCTCGCCATCCCCGCTGCGGCTGGATCCACCGGAGCGCCACGAAGCGATCCGCCGCTGGCGCGAACGCCTGCAGAGCGCGGTCAACGACGGGGTGTATCGCTGCGGCTTCGCCCGCAACCAGGCCGCCTACGACGACGCGGAAGCTGACTTCTGGCAGACCCTTGAGGCCGCCGAGGAGACGCTGCAGGCGCAGGCGGCTGGGATCCCGACGCCGCAACCGATGGGGAACCTGAACAGCGCGCAGCCCGACCCGGCCGGGACGTCCGCAGGGGCGGGATCGGCAGAACGGGAGCAGCCCTCGGGAGACCCACAGGGCCCGGCCTCGCCTGGCGGGCCCTGGCTCGCCGGTGGCCCCACCCCGAGCCTGGCGGATGTGCAGCTGTTCACCACGCTGGTGCGCCTGGAGCTGGTCTACGGGCCCCTGTTCGGGGTCAGCCGGCGCCCGCTCTGGCAGCTGCCGGCCATCTGGGACTGGCGGCGCCGCTTCCACGCACTGCCCGGGGTGGCCGCCACCTGCTTCCCTGAGGCCTGGCGGCGCGACTACTTCGGCGCCCTGTTCCCGCTCCACCCCTCGGGCATCATCCCGGCGGGCCCCGACCTGGCCTCGCTGCTCTCGGCCATGCCCCCCTCCAATCCCCTCGCCACCTCCCCCCTCGCGGAGGCCCCCCAGCCATGA
- a CDS encoding aspartoacylase, which translates to MGIEVKDTRAVGRVLVVAGTHGNEINAPWLLDRWQRDPRSAPDTELVVEWRLGNPAARAACRRYLERDLNRSFDPALLQATEPVALEVERARQLLADCGPTGTTPCLVAFDLHSTTAAMGNSLVVYGRRPADLALAAAVQGDLGLPVYLHEADARQTGYLVERWPCGLVIEVGPVPQGVLAPAILRQTRLGLESGLAALERAALGTLRLPPQLVVHRHLGSLDLPRHADGSPAAVLHPERLGRDWQPLQQGDPLFLDGEGATLAYVPPTGLEDRVVWPVFINEAAYGEKGIALSLTQREVWDGETAWAEALEAMARRLERAGG; encoded by the coding sequence ATGGGCATCGAGGTGAAGGACACACGGGCGGTGGGCCGCGTGCTGGTGGTGGCCGGCACCCATGGCAATGAGATCAACGCCCCCTGGCTGCTGGATCGCTGGCAGCGGGACCCCCGCAGCGCACCCGACACCGAACTGGTGGTGGAGTGGCGCCTGGGCAATCCCGCCGCCCGGGCCGCCTGCCGCCGCTACCTGGAGCGCGATCTCAACCGCAGCTTCGATCCGGCGCTGCTGCAGGCCACGGAACCGGTGGCCCTGGAGGTGGAGCGGGCCCGCCAGCTGCTCGCCGATTGCGGCCCCACGGGCACGACGCCCTGCCTGGTGGCCTTCGATCTGCACAGCACCACCGCCGCGATGGGCAACAGCCTGGTGGTCTACGGCCGCCGGCCGGCGGATCTGGCGCTGGCGGCCGCCGTGCAGGGCGATCTGGGCCTGCCGGTGTATCTGCATGAGGCCGATGCACGCCAGACGGGCTATCTGGTGGAGCGCTGGCCCTGCGGCCTGGTGATCGAGGTGGGACCCGTGCCCCAGGGGGTGCTGGCGCCGGCGATCCTGCGGCAGACCAGGCTGGGGCTGGAGAGTGGCCTGGCGGCCCTGGAGCGGGCGGCGCTGGGGACGCTGCGGCTGCCGCCGCAGCTGGTGGTGCATCGCCACCTCGGCAGCCTGGATCTGCCTCGTCACGCCGATGGTTCACCGGCCGCGGTGCTGCATCCCGAACGCCTGGGTCGCGACTGGCAGCCGCTGCAGCAGGGGGATCCTCTGTTTCTGGATGGCGAGGGGGCCACACTTGCCTACGTGCCCCCGACCGGTCTGGAGGATCGTGTCGTCTGGCCGGTGTTCATCAACGAAGCCGCCTACGGCGAGAAGGGCATCGCCCTGAGCCTCACGCAGCGCGAGGTCTGGGACGGGGAAACCGCCTGGGCAGAAGCGCTGGAGGCGATGGCCCGGCGCCTGGAGCGTGCCGGGGGCTGA
- the psbA gene encoding photosystem II q(b) protein, with protein sequence MTATLQQRSGASGWQQFCEWVTSTNNRLYVGWFGVLMIPCLLAATICFVIAFIAAPPVDIDGIREPVAGSLMYGNNIISGAVVPSSNAIGLHFYPIWEAASLDEWLYNGGPYQLVVFHFLIGVYAYMGREWELSYRLGMRPWICVAYSAPVAAASAVFLVYPFGQGSFSDGMPLGISGTFNYMLVFQAEHNILMHPFHMLGVAGVFGGSLFSAMHGSLVTSSLVRETTESESQNYGYKFGQEEETYNIVAAHGYFGRLIFQYASFNNSRSLHFFLAAWPVIGIWFTALGVSTMAFNLNGFNFNQSILDSQGRVLNTWADILNRAGLGMEVMHERNAHNFPLDLAAAEATPVALTAPVIG encoded by the coding sequence ATGACCGCCACTCTCCAGCAGCGCTCCGGCGCTTCCGGTTGGCAGCAGTTCTGCGAGTGGGTCACCTCCACCAACAACCGCCTTTACGTGGGCTGGTTCGGCGTGCTGATGATCCCCTGCCTGCTGGCCGCCACCATCTGCTTCGTGATCGCCTTCATCGCTGCTCCCCCTGTGGACATCGATGGCATCCGTGAGCCCGTTGCCGGCTCGCTGATGTACGGCAACAACATCATCTCCGGCGCCGTTGTTCCTTCGAGCAACGCCATCGGCCTGCACTTCTATCCCATCTGGGAAGCCGCCAGCCTCGACGAGTGGCTGTACAACGGCGGTCCTTACCAGCTGGTGGTGTTCCACTTCCTGATCGGCGTCTACGCCTACATGGGTCGTGAGTGGGAACTCTCCTACCGCCTGGGCATGCGCCCCTGGATCTGCGTTGCCTACAGCGCCCCTGTGGCCGCTGCTTCGGCTGTGTTCCTGGTGTATCCCTTCGGTCAGGGCTCCTTCTCCGACGGCATGCCCCTCGGCATCAGCGGCACCTTCAACTACATGCTGGTGTTCCAGGCTGAGCACAACATCCTGATGCACCCCTTCCACATGCTGGGTGTGGCCGGTGTGTTCGGCGGCAGCCTGTTCTCCGCCATGCACGGTTCGCTGGTGACCTCCAGCCTGGTGCGTGAAACCACCGAGTCTGAGTCCCAGAACTACGGTTACAAGTTCGGCCAGGAGGAAGAGACCTACAACATCGTGGCTGCCCACGGTTACTTCGGTCGCCTGATCTTCCAATACGCCTCGTTCAACAACAGCCGCAGCCTGCACTTCTTCCTGGCTGCCTGGCCTGTGATCGGCATCTGGTTCACTGCCCTGGGCGTGAGCACGATGGCCTTCAACCTGAACGGCTTCAACTTCAACCAGTCGATCCTTGATTCGCAGGGTCGTGTGCTGAACACCTGGGCGGACATCCTGAACCGCGCTGGTCTGGGCATGGAAGTGATGCACGAGCGCAACGCTCACAACTTCCCGCTCGACCTGGCTGCTGCTGAGGCCACGCCTGTGGCGCTGACCGCTCCGGTCATCGGCTGA
- the nth gene encoding endonuclease III yields MRKAERAALILRRLDEHYPETPVPLDHSDAFTLLIAVLLSAQCTDRKVNEVTPALFAAGPTPAAMAALSEETILGHIRQLGLARTKAKNVRRLSELLLERHGGEVPRSFEALEALPGVGHKTASVVMAQAFGVPAFPVDTHIHRLAQRWGLSSGESVARTETDLKRLFPREAWNRLHLQIIFYGREYCTARGCNGTVCPLCRELYPNRRRPVLTQKA; encoded by the coding sequence TTGCGCAAAGCCGAGCGGGCGGCCCTCATCCTGCGGCGCCTCGACGAGCACTATCCCGAGACACCGGTGCCGCTCGATCACAGCGATGCCTTCACGCTGCTGATCGCGGTGCTGCTCAGCGCCCAGTGCACGGACAGGAAGGTGAACGAGGTGACGCCGGCCCTGTTCGCCGCTGGCCCGACGCCGGCGGCGATGGCGGCCCTGAGCGAGGAGACGATCCTGGGCCACATCCGTCAGCTGGGGCTGGCCCGCACCAAGGCGAAGAACGTCAGACGGCTCTCGGAGCTGCTGCTGGAGCGCCACGGCGGCGAGGTGCCGCGCAGCTTTGAGGCGCTGGAGGCCCTGCCGGGCGTCGGTCACAAGACCGCCAGCGTCGTGATGGCCCAGGCCTTCGGCGTGCCGGCCTTCCCGGTGGACACGCACATTCACCGCCTGGCGCAGCGCTGGGGCCTGAGCAGCGGCGAGAGCGTGGCCCGCACCGAGACCGATCTGAAGCGCCTGTTCCCCCGAGAGGCCTGGAACAGGCTGCACCTGCAGATCATTTTCTATGGCCGCGAGTACTGCACCGCCCGCGGCTGCAACGGCACGGTCTGCCCCCTGTGCCGCGAGCTCTATCCAAACCGCCGCCGGCCGGTGCTGACCCAGAAGGCCTGA
- the aroC gene encoding chorismate synthase, producing the protein MGSSFGTLFRIHTFGESHGGGVGVIVDGCPPRLALDLEAIQAELDRRKPGQSKITTPRKEDDRVEILSGLLDGVTLGTPIAMVVRNKDQRPQDYQEMAVAFRPSHADATYQAKYGIQARSGGGRASARETIGRVAAGAIAKQLLARAGGTEVLAWVQRIHTIEAQIDPAVVSLEAIESNIVRCPDAEAAERMIERIEAIGREGDSCGGVIECIVRNPPVGLGMPVFDKLEADLAKAVMSLPATKGFEIGSGFGGTLLRGSEHNDAFLPSEAGRLRTATNNSGGIQGGISNGEEIRLRVAFKPTATIRKEQQTIDSEGNATTLAAKGRHDPCVLPRAVPMVEAMVALVLADHLLRQQGQCSLW; encoded by the coding sequence ATGGGCAGCAGTTTCGGCACCCTCTTCCGCATCCACACCTTCGGTGAGTCGCACGGAGGCGGAGTGGGCGTCATCGTCGATGGCTGCCCGCCGCGGCTGGCTCTGGATCTCGAGGCCATCCAGGCCGAGCTCGATCGCCGCAAGCCAGGCCAGAGCAAAATCACCACCCCCCGCAAGGAGGACGACCGCGTCGAAATCCTCAGCGGCCTGCTGGATGGTGTGACGCTGGGCACGCCGATCGCGATGGTGGTGCGCAACAAGGATCAGCGCCCCCAGGACTATCAGGAGATGGCGGTGGCCTTCCGCCCCTCCCATGCCGATGCCACCTACCAGGCCAAGTACGGCATCCAGGCCCGCAGCGGCGGCGGCCGCGCCTCGGCCCGCGAGACGATCGGCCGGGTGGCGGCAGGCGCCATCGCCAAGCAGCTGCTGGCCAGAGCGGGCGGCACGGAGGTGCTGGCCTGGGTGCAGCGCATCCACACGATCGAGGCCCAGATTGATCCGGCGGTGGTGAGCCTGGAGGCGATCGAAAGCAACATCGTGCGCTGCCCCGACGCGGAGGCCGCCGAGCGGATGATCGAGCGGATCGAGGCGATCGGCCGCGAGGGGGATTCCTGCGGCGGCGTGATCGAGTGCATCGTGCGCAACCCGCCCGTCGGCCTGGGCATGCCGGTGTTCGACAAGCTGGAGGCGGATCTGGCCAAGGCGGTGATGTCGCTGCCGGCCACCAAGGGCTTCGAGATCGGCTCGGGTTTCGGCGGCACGCTGCTCAGGGGCAGCGAGCACAACGACGCCTTCCTGCCCAGCGAGGCCGGCCGCCTGCGCACCGCTACCAACAACTCCGGCGGCATCCAGGGCGGCATCAGCAACGGCGAGGAGATCCGCCTGCGGGTGGCCTTCAAGCCCACTGCCACGATCCGCAAGGAGCAGCAGACGATCGATTCGGAGGGCAACGCCACCACCCTGGCCGCCAAGGGCCGCCACGACCCCTGCGTGCTGCCGCGGGCCGTGCCGATGGTGGAGGCGATGGTGGCGCTGGTGCTGGCTGATCACCTGCTGCGTCAGCAGGGGCAGTGCAGCCTCTGGTGA
- a CDS encoding Uma2 family endonuclease — MVELASPSDEGPRGLTALRQKMTAYQRNGARLGWLLIPAEQAVEVWGPLEGGAHGRRIEAASRLQGEREFSGLVIDLEPIWAE; from the coding sequence GTGGTGGAGCTGGCGAGCCCCAGCGATGAAGGCCCCCGAGGGCTCACCGCCCTGCGCCAGAAGATGACCGCCTACCAGCGCAACGGCGCCCGCCTCGGCTGGCTGCTGATCCCGGCCGAACAGGCCGTGGAGGTGTGGGGACCGCTGGAAGGCGGTGCGCATGGCCGCCGGATCGAGGCCGCCAGCCGGCTGCAGGGGGAGCGAGAGTTTTCGGGGTTGGTGATCGATCTGGAGCCGATCTGGGCGGAGTGA
- a CDS encoding Uma2 family endonuclease has product MLAPSNPRETPSATPVRPGTLSPDQPFGALTLPVALTTSLRLSPEQFEQLCQANPEAVLELAADGHLIAMTPTGGDTGARNGELFFQIKAWARAQGGWMAFDSSTGFRLPDDAVLSPDTSLVALDRWQALTPEQRRRFPPLPRSGGGAGEPQR; this is encoded by the coding sequence ATGCTTGCCCCGTCGAATCCCAGGGAGACGCCGAGCGCCACGCCGGTGCGCCCGGGCACCCTGAGCCCCGATCAACCCTTCGGCGCCCTCACCCTGCCCGTGGCGCTCACCACCAGCCTGCGGCTCAGCCCCGAGCAATTCGAACAGCTCTGCCAGGCCAACCCCGAGGCGGTGCTGGAGCTGGCTGCCGACGGACACCTGATCGCCATGACACCCACCGGCGGTGACACCGGCGCCCGCAACGGCGAGCTCTTCTTCCAGATCAAGGCCTGGGCCCGGGCCCAGGGCGGTTGGATGGCATTTGACAGCTCCACAGGCTTCCGGCTCCCCGATGATGCGGTGCTCAGCCCCGACACCTCCCTGGTGGCCCTGGATCGCTGGCAGGCTCTCACGCCCGAGCAGCGCCGCCGGTTCCCCCCTCTGCCCCGATCTGGTGGTGGAGCTGGCGAGCCCCAGCGATGA
- a CDS encoding nucleotidyltransferase domain-containing protein — MTTPEGGIQAGNLPEGLRSELLPALETLVRQVRPEGLWLFGSWARGTASRRSDVDLLVMGLGDRRLLEAYEAVLEALQDCRLPLQPLVTSAQLLARHGDAPFWRSVRSEAIPLLAGSRFP, encoded by the coding sequence ATGACAACACCAGAAGGCGGCATCCAGGCTGGGAACCTGCCGGAGGGCCTGCGAAGCGAACTGCTGCCGGCTCTGGAAACCCTGGTGCGACAGGTGCGGCCGGAAGGCCTCTGGCTGTTCGGCAGCTGGGCGCGGGGCACCGCCAGCCGCCGTTCGGATGTCGATCTGCTCGTGATGGGCCTGGGCGACCGCCGTCTGCTCGAGGCCTACGAGGCGGTGCTGGAGGCACTGCAGGACTGCAGGCTGCCGCTGCAGCCGCTGGTCACCTCCGCTCAGCTCCTGGCTCGCCATGGCGATGCCCCGTTCTGGCGATCGGTGCGGTCTGAGGCGATTCCACTGCTGGCTGGCAGTCGCTTCCCATGA
- a CDS encoding HEPN domain-containing protein — protein sequence MSLESARHRARLWIRQAEDDLRAARLLQAAGQSAQACFLSQQVGEKAIKALLAAEDRDLRSHSLTALLRTLDEELAVRWQRQARVLDKLYAPTRYPDALGDELPADVFGPEDGEAALQAAGELLDWASQQLQ from the coding sequence ATGAGCCTGGAGAGCGCACGCCATCGGGCCCGGTTGTGGATCCGCCAGGCCGAGGATGATCTGCGGGCGGCACGATTGCTGCAGGCGGCGGGTCAGTCCGCCCAGGCCTGCTTCCTGTCGCAGCAGGTGGGAGAGAAGGCGATCAAGGCCCTGCTGGCCGCAGAAGACCGTGATCTGCGCAGCCATTCGCTCACCGCGTTGCTGCGCACGCTCGACGAAGAGCTCGCCGTGCGCTGGCAGCGTCAGGCCCGCGTTCTCGACAAGCTGTATGCCCCCACCCGTTACCCGGATGCGCTGGGAGACGAGCTGCCTGCCGATGTTTTCGGCCCTGAGGATGGCGAGGCAGCTCTCCAGGCTGCCGGAGAATTGCTGGACTGGGCTTCTCAACAGCTCCAGTAG
- a CDS encoding bifunctional 4-hydroxy-2-oxoglutarate aldolase/2-dehydro-3-deoxy-phosphogluconate aldolase, which yields MPSAESLIQSLRAQPLLIVLRPGDPLQAEPALKRLQALGLRHVEIAWQQRPGWAEQMAELIQRFPALELGAASVCKPQGVVEAAAAGCRYAVSPVLDPALQQEAARRDLVLVPGVMSPSEVHHARQLGCAIVKLFPAVSVGPGHWRRLRGPLGAALPFCIAAGGLTSADVRPWLEAGVDAVALGSGLGALEEEPWLELLAALGTAPDAGDLVGCCERAPADLSSNPAHLKGFGAR from the coding sequence ATGCCCAGCGCCGAGTCTCTGATCCAGTCCCTGCGGGCGCAGCCGCTGCTGATCGTGCTGCGCCCCGGCGACCCACTGCAGGCAGAGCCCGCTCTGAAGCGCCTGCAGGCCCTGGGGCTGCGCCACGTGGAGATCGCCTGGCAGCAGCGGCCGGGCTGGGCTGAGCAGATGGCGGAGCTGATCCAGCGGTTTCCCGCGCTCGAACTGGGAGCCGCCTCCGTCTGCAAGCCGCAGGGGGTGGTGGAGGCCGCCGCAGCCGGCTGCCGCTACGCGGTGTCCCCGGTGCTCGATCCGGCCCTGCAGCAGGAGGCGGCCCGCCGGGATCTGGTGCTCGTGCCTGGTGTGATGAGCCCCAGCGAGGTGCACCACGCCCGGCAACTCGGCTGCGCGATCGTGAAGCTGTTCCCGGCGGTGAGCGTCGGCCCAGGCCACTGGCGGCGCCTGCGGGGGCCCCTGGGAGCAGCACTGCCGTTCTGCATCGCCGCCGGCGGTCTCACGTCCGCCGATGTGCGGCCCTGGCTGGAGGCCGGCGTGGATGCGGTGGCACTGGGCTCAGGGCTGGGGGCCCTGGAGGAGGAACCCTGGCTGGAGTTGCTGGCGGCGCTGGGCACAGCCCCTGACGCCGGCGATCTGGTGGGCTGCTGTGAGCGAGCCCCGGCCGATCTGTCTTCCAATCCAGCCCATCTGAAGGGCTTCGGCGCGCGTTGA
- the ftsH3 gene encoding ATP-dependent zinc metalloprotease FtsH3, with the protein MKKRWRNAGLYVLLVIVFLAVGTAFLDRPAPANAPRTLRYSDFIEAVQGNEISRVLISPDRGTAQVVENDGQRALVNLAPDRDLLKILTEHNVDIAVQPSREPAAWQQAVGSLIFPLLLLGGLFFLLRRAQGGGGNPAMNFGKSKARVQMEPQTQVTFGDVAGIEGAKLELTEVVDFLKNPDRFTAVGAKIPKGVLLVGPPGTGKTLLAKAVAGEAGVPFFSISGSEFVEMFVGVGASRVRDLFEQAKKNAPCIVFIDEIDAVGRQRGAGLGGGNDEREQTLNQLLTEMDGFEGNSGIIIVAATNRPDVLDAALMRPGRFDRQVVVDRPDYAGRLQILGVHARGKTLAKDVDLDKVARRTPGYTGADLANLLNEAAILAARRQLSEISMDEVNDAIERVMAGPEKKDRVMSERRKRLVAYHEAGHALVGALMPDYDPVQKISIIPRGNAGGLTFFTPSEERMESGLYSRAYLQNQMAVALGGRVAEEIVYGEDEVTTGASNDLQQVARVARQMVTRFGMSDKLGPVALGRSQGGMFLGRDIAAERDFSEDTAAAIDEEVSQLVAEAYRRATEVLTGNRPVLDELAEMLVERETVDAEELQELLIQRDVRVASYV; encoded by the coding sequence GTGAAGAAACGCTGGCGCAACGCAGGGCTCTATGTCCTGCTGGTGATCGTCTTCCTGGCTGTCGGCACCGCCTTCCTCGATCGTCCCGCCCCGGCCAACGCGCCGCGCACCCTGCGCTACAGCGACTTCATCGAGGCCGTTCAGGGCAATGAGATCTCCCGCGTGCTGATCTCGCCCGATCGCGGCACCGCTCAGGTGGTCGAGAACGATGGCCAGCGCGCCCTGGTCAACCTCGCCCCCGACCGCGACCTGCTCAAGATCCTCACCGAGCACAACGTCGACATCGCCGTTCAGCCCAGCCGTGAGCCGGCCGCCTGGCAGCAGGCCGTCGGTTCGCTGATCTTCCCGCTGCTGCTGCTCGGTGGCCTCTTCTTCCTGCTGCGCCGCGCCCAGGGCGGCGGCGGCAACCCCGCCATGAACTTCGGCAAGAGCAAGGCGCGGGTGCAGATGGAGCCCCAGACCCAGGTCACCTTCGGCGATGTGGCGGGCATCGAGGGCGCCAAGCTCGAGCTCACCGAGGTCGTCGACTTCCTCAAGAACCCCGATCGCTTCACCGCCGTCGGCGCCAAGATTCCCAAGGGCGTGCTGCTGGTGGGCCCTCCCGGCACCGGCAAGACCCTGCTCGCCAAGGCCGTCGCCGGTGAGGCGGGCGTGCCCTTCTTCTCGATCTCCGGCTCGGAGTTCGTCGAGATGTTCGTCGGTGTCGGCGCCAGCCGCGTGCGCGACCTGTTCGAGCAGGCCAAGAAGAACGCCCCCTGCATCGTGTTCATCGATGAGATCGACGCGGTCGGCCGCCAGCGCGGCGCCGGCCTCGGCGGCGGCAACGACGAGCGGGAGCAGACCCTCAACCAACTCCTCACGGAGATGGACGGCTTCGAGGGCAACAGCGGCATCATCATCGTGGCCGCCACCAACCGCCCCGACGTGCTCGACGCGGCCCTGATGCGCCCGGGCCGTTTCGATCGCCAGGTGGTCGTCGACCGCCCCGACTACGCCGGCCGCCTCCAGATCCTGGGCGTGCATGCCCGCGGCAAGACCCTCGCCAAGGACGTCGACCTCGACAAGGTGGCGCGCCGCACCCCCGGCTACACCGGCGCCGACCTGGCCAACCTGCTCAACGAGGCCGCGATCCTCGCTGCCCGGCGCCAGCTCAGCGAGATCTCGATGGATGAGGTCAACGACGCGATCGAGCGCGTCATGGCCGGCCCCGAGAAGAAGGACCGCGTCATGAGCGAGCGCCGCAAGCGCCTGGTGGCTTACCACGAGGCCGGTCACGCCCTCGTCGGCGCCCTGATGCCCGACTACGACCCGGTGCAGAAGATCTCGATCATTCCGCGCGGCAACGCCGGTGGCCTCACCTTCTTCACCCCCTCCGAGGAGCGGATGGAGTCGGGTCTCTACTCGCGCGCCTATCTCCAGAACCAGATGGCCGTCGCCCTCGGCGGCCGCGTCGCCGAGGAGATCGTCTACGGCGAGGACGAGGTGACCACCGGCGCCTCCAACGACCTGCAGCAGGTGGCCCGCGTCGCCCGCCAGATGGTCACCCGCTTCGGCATGAGCGACAAGCTCGGCCCGGTGGCCCTCGGCCGCAGTCAGGGCGGCATGTTCCTCGGCCGCGACATCGCCGCTGAGCGCGACTTCTCCGAGGACACCGCCGCCGCCATCGACGAGGAGGTGAGCCAGCTGGTGGCCGAGGCCTACCGCCGCGCCACCGAGGTGCTCACCGGCAACCGCCCCGTGCTCGATGAGCTGGCCGAGATGCTCGTGGAGCGCGAGACCGTCGACGCCGAGGAGCTGCAGGAGCTGCTGATCCAGCGCGACGTGCGCGTCGCCAGCTACGTCTGA